Below is a window of Maylandia zebra isolate NMK-2024a linkage group LG19, Mzebra_GT3a, whole genome shotgun sequence DNA.
GAGGAGATGATGTCTGTGCAGGTGTTTATTACTGAATAACAGTAAGGTTAGAGGTTACAGAAGGTGAATATTAGCGAATCATTTACATGTGGATATGCTTTAGATTCTTGTACATTCTTCAGTCATACAAAGACTTAGGACACAACTTTCACTCGAGTGATGAACAACTCtgcagctgcgttttcaaactCTTTTGCATCCATGTTTCCGCCAGGCCCCTGTGTCTGTGCACCAGCCATGGCCTGAGCCAGCTTGCAGGGAGAGATCTTGGCACTGGCCTCGAGGTAGCGGATAGCCTTCACATTAGCTTCAGGGCAGGAATTCACTTTAGTGTTTGCGTTGGCACAGTAGTTTGTGTCAGAGCCCTGGGAAGTCTCTAGCGCTTCTTTCAAGGTCCCCAGTACGGCCAGGCACAACACCCGAGAGGCAGTGCCCTCACCTGGGCAGCACACCTCGGCGTAAAGCCTTTGAGCCTGTCGGATGTAGTCTGAGAAAACGGCACACGTGAGCACGCCATGACGGAAGACATCATAGGGGACGGCTTCATGGTCGTGACAATGGAGGCGTCGCAGGAGGGGAGCAGAGGTGGATGCAGGGACTCCACCCTCGCTGCACAGGCATTGCAAGGTCTGAGTGTAGAGGCCGCCtctcactcctcctcctccagcggGGCTGTCGGTGCAGGGGCCATCGGGGCCTTCAGAAAACTCTCCTGCACATGTTTGAGGTCCAGTGAGGTTTAGGAGGTCGTAGGCCACACGGACGTTGTTGCTGAATGCTGATCTGAGGAGAAAGGTGGAAtaaaagagatcaaattattctTTAGTCTGTAGCAGAGTTATTACAGTTTCATATTTTctgattagtttttatttttatttcatttggattctttgtttttaattcagtttagttttagttagtttcCAGAGTGGAAGTTgtctcagtttagtttttattgttttaaaatgttcactttaaatttgttttctaTTACCTTTAGCtttatttttagtctttttaattattattttgtggATGGCATATGTCACAGGAAAGACTCGGGGAAAATCAGTACAAATattacattaaaaacatttttgaaagcaGTTGACACACAGTCTCATAGACATCCAGACTCTGAATAAACATGCCTATCAGTGCCTCGTCAGGCAAGTTGTAATAACATTTTACCAGACTAAGAAATATAATGATATTTTCTCTATATTTCTTTTATTCTAATTAATTTTCCAAATCCACAAAATTGTTTCAattttgtttagttttcctttcattttatcACTGCAGGAAATAAATCATAATCAGGAGAGAGATGATAGAGCAGTTTCTTACGTCTCTAAACCAGAACACTACGGTGGGCTGTAAGGACTAATGAATATGCAAATAATGGATATAcggcattaaaaaaaagcctGTTTCTGGAGAAAGATGACTTTACAAATATTAGTTAAAATCTAAATACTTCTAAAGCTGTTGAATAGAGCTTATAAAGGGAAGAACGTTAATGTGAGGAACAAATTCGTTTGACATGTATGTTCCACCCTGTTGCTGAAAAACATACAGCACGTTGTCCATCACCATACTTTTACttacattcatttatttttaaaattccaaaggaaaacaaaatcaaGAGAATAAAAGAGAACATGAGAATCAAACAGACTATTAAGCATTAGTCAGTCTGATAGTCTGACAGAGTTTTTCCcgtaaaaataatataatataatacaatagCTGCTCTTCTAAATACTGATATGTATTATGTTTGAAAATTCAACAGTTCTCCGTCAATACACACTGCTTTCATCCGCATTGCTGTCGAATATAAGACCATAAACCTCTGTATTTTGTCCGGACCTCTGGGAGTGATGGGCCAGCCGCAGGTGCCACAGAGCCCGGTTGAGACGCTGCTGCTCCTGCGCTCCTGCGCTCACAGTGCCGGTGTTCACCTGCTCCTCGTCGCCGCAACCACCCGAGCCGGCGGCTGTCACGGATGCGAGGTTGCAGAAGTGGTCTGCAAGGAACCCGATGGGATCGTCTGATCTGGCTTCGACCATTTTGAGGATAGCTCCGCGGAGCAGGTCTCCCACCCCTGCCTGTGACAGAAACTCCCTGTCGCTGTCCGATTTGGTGGCTTTACCCGCGGGCATCCCCGGAGGATTAACCCCGGACCGGCGTTTCTCCTTGTCCGCCATTACTGTTGACGTCCCGTGTCGCAGCAACGGCAGCGGAAGTGATGAAAACCCGGTTGGCGTTCAAGAAAACGTCGCAAAATTAAACCACCTCTTTGTCTGGCTCGTTGTAAACAATATACAAGTCGACTGTTTATTCTACCACTCACATCACATCAAAAGGCATtcttaaaacaaaaatataaacatattcaaaaaaaaaatatttaattaaattccaCATGCACATATTCAAGAATAGGGTACATTTTCAGTTGGCTTACAATGGGATTGTGATTTCATGTATAGGAAAAAGGCACTTATATGATTGCATGTGTGAATGAGACCTGTGGTTAGAAAATCCTCTGAGTGCTTATACAGAGTGGATAAGTGCTATGTAAGTAGtgctttaaatgtttattttagagTTCATTTTGCTACTGGTAGGTTCAAAGGAGATATCAGCTGTTTAGAAATGACAGCCAATAATATTATTCTTGATGTAACTGAAAAATTTGGCTTGATTTATTTATATTCAAGAAAATATAtagtatatttatattatttattatatatttatatttcggTTCCTTCAATGGATGTGACAAGAACAGAAGTCACATGACCATTGCTGTACTCACCGAGTGACCCAAAGGGACAGGTTTGTTTTATGAGAATACAAAAAATGCTGATATATATTAGAACAAGTGATGCAGTTTGTTAAAATAGATGTGCAtgtattctttttatttaaagataAGATTAGTTGaccaatacatttttaattttccaaCACTAAATGTCTAAAATATGGCTGTGGGACAAAGcaaatataacaaaacattaCATAAAAAGTGTAGTTTTATGTAgtttttcatgttaaaaaatAGCAACTTATCTGTGATTAcattttttgtatatatatatttaatggtaCTTTTGTATTTTAGTGCATGTGCAGCAGATTTGattttactttggctttacGCTATAAAAGATAAAAGTATACATACCTGCTCAAAAATAGACTAATaatagccagtcttgttaatgatctcactgagggggttcaggcctatgcagaacagcagtggggacagagcatctccttggtagatcccgcacttgatggtgacttgtgctatgggcttggagttggcctctagtgttgtacgccacatccccattgagttcctgatgaaggctcttagggtcccattgatcttgtacaattctaggcattccagtatccagctgtggggcattgagtcataggccttcttgtaatcaatccaggcagtgcacaggttggtcagtctggtcttgcagtctcggctgattgttctgtctaccagtagctggtgttttgcgcctctggtattcttgccaattcctttctgtgtcccgctcatgtattgacccatgtgcctgttcatcttagccgatatgatgcctgacaggagcttccatgtagtactgaggcaggttattggttggtagttggaggggaccggtcccttcttggggtccttggggatcaggaccgtccggccttcagttagccattccgggtgtctctcgttaactagcagctggttcatttgtgctgccagacgctcgtggagtgcagtcagcttcttcagccagtaggcatgaaccatgtcgggccctggtgctgtccaactcttcatactggagaccctttcttggatatctgccactgtgatggttactggaccctgttcagggaggtcgctgtggtctgccctcagatcctctagccactgagcattgccgttatgggttgcatccttctcccatatgctcttccagtattgcgccgtctccagccttggtggtgctgttctcttattgttcccttgccactgagagtacacctttgctggttctgtggagaacagctggtttattctcctgccttctatctctctggtgtacctcctcaagcggctggccaaggctgtgagtctttgcttggcagtttccaaggcctcaggtatggacagcttgctgtatttcttaggcaccttatttgtcgcacctttctgcaactccgttagttggctaacctccctccgtgctactttgatcttgccctctagcctccttctccatggagaaggaggctagagcactaacaagctgatctacaatatatacatacacacacacatacatatatatatatatatatatatatatatatatatatatatacatacacacacacatacatatatatatatacatatatatacacacacatacatatatatatatacatatatatacacacacatacatatatatatatatatatatatatatatatatatatatatatatatatatatatatatatatatataagggctgccacaaacgattattttgatagtcaactagtcaccgattatttatgcgattagtcgactaatcagatcatcatccactggacataaaactacagcttattgcaccagcagcatctgctcttatataactatcattagcttacagctttaagcttttaaggtgc
It encodes the following:
- the tpgs1 gene encoding tubulin polyglutamylase complex subunit 1, whose protein sequence is MADKEKRRSGVNPPGMPAGKATKSDSDREFLSQAGVGDLLRGAILKMVEARSDDPIGFLADHFCNLASVTAAGSGGCGDEEQVNTGTVSAGAQEQQRLNRALWHLRLAHHSQRSAFSNNVRVAYDLLNLTGPQTCAGEFSEGPDGPCTDSPAGGGGVRGGLYTQTLQCLCSEGGVPASTSAPLLRRLHCHDHEAVPYDVFRHGVLTCAVFSDYIRQAQRLYAEVCCPGEGTASRVLCLAVLGTLKEALETSQGSDTNYCANANTKVNSCPEANVKAIRYLEASAKISPCKLAQAMAGAQTQGPGGNMDAKEFENAAAELFITRVKVVS